One genomic window of Bremerella sp. JC817 includes the following:
- a CDS encoding chemotaxis protein CheW — MSSATLKKSAPADLQLATFYVGDLLLSLPIGFVQEINRNLDLTEVPHAPPHVRGVINLRGDVATVIDLRRILGLGAAEVTPQSRNLIVRSGDESIGLWVDRIADIISITTDGITPPPANISGADGRYFKGVYRTDSDIVVILDVDEVLSVE; from the coding sequence ATGAGTTCTGCGACTCTGAAGAAGTCGGCTCCAGCCGATCTGCAACTGGCAACGTTTTACGTCGGGGACTTGTTGCTCTCGTTGCCGATTGGCTTCGTGCAAGAGATCAACCGGAACCTTGACCTGACCGAGGTTCCTCATGCTCCACCTCACGTCCGCGGTGTAATCAACCTGCGGGGTGACGTCGCGACCGTGATCGATCTTCGGCGGATCCTTGGTCTAGGGGCTGCCGAAGTGACTCCTCAAAGCCGCAACTTGATCGTTCGCTCTGGCGATGAATCGATTGGGCTGTGGGTCGACCGGATCGCTGACATCATTTCGATTACCACCGACGGAATTACGCCTCCCCCTGCGAACATCTCGGGCGCAGATGGGCGTTATTTCAAAGGGGTTTACCGCACGGATAGCGATATCGTCGTGATCCTGGACGTCGACGAAGTGCTGTCGGTCGAATAG
- a CDS encoding protein-glutamate O-methyltransferase CheR codes for MPLSMGDIDAVCDLVNDLCGICLDSSKSYLIESRLGQLVEDHGCTSYEDLVRKVRLGADSGLKRKVVDAITTNETLFFRDQYMFEALRHKALPELIDAKEKTAYPTRLRIWSAACSTGQEPYSLAITLSELIPDIHRWDIQILGTDISDKVVAKASRGWYAKHEIERGMSPERLQKYFSPEENGWRIRDEIRSLVSFQRQNLLEPFGMSARYDMVFCRNVAIYFTREVRRDLFHRLAATMIPDGYLFVGAQEFLADVGPNFTPQHHCRGTFYRPNMRVPSYV; via the coding sequence ATGCCGTTAAGCATGGGCGATATCGATGCGGTGTGCGACCTGGTAAACGACCTGTGCGGGATCTGTCTTGATTCCAGCAAGTCGTACCTGATCGAAAGCCGACTGGGGCAACTTGTCGAAGACCATGGCTGCACCAGCTACGAAGACCTGGTCCGCAAGGTGCGTCTGGGTGCCGATTCTGGCTTGAAACGCAAGGTGGTCGACGCCATCACGACCAACGAAACGCTCTTCTTTCGCGATCAGTACATGTTCGAGGCACTGCGCCACAAAGCGTTGCCGGAACTGATCGACGCAAAAGAAAAAACAGCGTATCCAACTCGGCTCCGTATCTGGTCGGCGGCTTGTAGCACCGGGCAAGAGCCTTACAGCCTGGCAATTACGTTGTCGGAGTTAATTCCAGACATTCACCGTTGGGATATACAAATCCTGGGGACAGATATCTCGGACAAGGTGGTCGCGAAGGCGAGTCGTGGTTGGTACGCCAAGCACGAAATCGAACGTGGCATGTCGCCGGAACGCTTGCAGAAGTACTTTTCCCCGGAAGAAAACGGTTGGCGAATCCGGGACGAGATTCGCTCGTTGGTCTCGTTCCAGCGTCAGAATCTGCTCGAACCGTTCGGCATGTCGGCACGGTACGACATGGTCTTTTGCCGCAACGTGGCGATCTACTTCACCCGCGAAGTGCGACGCGACCTATTTCACCGGTTGGCAGCGACAATGATTCCCGATGGATACCTGTTTGTTGGGGCTCAAGAATTTCTAGCCGACGTTGGCCCGAACTTCACTCCCCAGCATCATTGCCGTGGAACGTTCTATCGCCCCAACATGCGGGTCCCTTCGTACGTTTAA
- a CDS encoding chemotaxis protein CheW encodes MSFDDPALLAEFVTESREHLADVEGQLLEIESNGADIDVDLVNKVFRAIHSIKGAAGFMGLIRINELAHALENVLGKMRTKELAPNSRIVDVMLKAADALSGLINDIEASNDSDVTHHVELLNEIYESSDEAVQEEEPVAPVVEQVEDAPVEETPEPVEMREEITPEPIDEEPVVKKPATSKKAASADQPTAGRNASTPQVESSIRVQVGVLDRLMNLAGELVLGRNQLLQTVNNTDGNSMQAVAARLDQVTSELQEAIMQTRMQPIGNVFNKFPRVVRDLSAKLGKQCNVVMEGGEVEVDKTIIEAIGDPLTHMVRNSVDHGVEMPDKRAQNKKDPTGTITLRAYHQAGKVRIDICDDGGGIDTRRLKDKAVERGIITKDRASQMSDRDAVWLIFHPGFSTAEKISDVSGRGVGMDVVRTNIEKIGGSVDIESVLGKGTTVQITLPLTLAIIPSMLIRSCGRRFAIPQVNIVELVRVRSSESAQRISKVKGAHVLRLRGTLLPLVELDRALNFADSEEGLDRKDRPRQIVVVESGQFRYGLVVDEIDDSEEIVVKPLGRHLKSCVCLAGATILGDGHVAPILDVSGIAAKTDLRTHEQEDMEDVHLAEVAGAAERQSLLLFTNAPQEMFAVPMSLISRIERIRIDQIDTVGGQELLQYRGTSLPLLSIDRYIKAQARPDLANVHVVVFQIHGREVGLIAADLNDIREVTAEIDGTTFREPGVAGSIVLDDKTIRMIDLYELTFTAHPKWFEDKPTAPVDEERVYNILLVEDSSFFRKQAREYLISEGFTVVECEDGQYGWETLNHDGHGIDLVITDIEMPRMNGFELTTRIKTDPELSKLPVIALTSLASDEDQHRGAEAGVDDYQIKMDREKVLSAVWRLLAPKQNVRKSVSAKNAKPEGILS; translated from the coding sequence ATGTCGTTCGATGATCCAGCACTCCTAGCCGAGTTTGTTACCGAGTCGCGAGAGCACCTTGCCGACGTTGAAGGGCAACTCCTTGAAATTGAATCCAATGGCGCAGATATCGACGTCGACCTGGTAAATAAGGTCTTCCGAGCGATCCATTCGATTAAAGGGGCGGCAGGGTTCATGGGGTTAATTCGTATCAACGAACTAGCACATGCCCTGGAAAACGTACTCGGTAAGATGCGGACCAAAGAGCTTGCTCCCAACTCGCGCATCGTCGATGTCATGCTAAAAGCGGCCGATGCTCTGTCGGGGTTGATCAACGACATCGAAGCGTCGAATGACTCTGATGTTACGCACCATGTCGAATTGCTGAACGAAATTTACGAGTCCTCGGACGAGGCTGTCCAAGAGGAAGAACCTGTCGCACCGGTTGTTGAGCAGGTGGAAGATGCTCCGGTCGAAGAAACTCCGGAGCCAGTGGAAATGCGCGAAGAGATCACACCGGAACCGATTGACGAAGAGCCAGTCGTGAAGAAACCTGCCACCTCGAAGAAGGCCGCTTCTGCCGACCAGCCAACTGCCGGTCGCAACGCTTCGACACCGCAGGTCGAGTCGAGCATTCGCGTTCAGGTGGGTGTCCTCGATCGTCTGATGAACCTGGCCGGTGAACTGGTGCTTGGACGTAACCAGCTTCTGCAGACCGTCAACAATACCGATGGCAACAGCATGCAAGCGGTCGCGGCCCGTCTCGATCAGGTGACCAGCGAACTGCAAGAAGCCATCATGCAGACCCGCATGCAGCCGATCGGCAACGTCTTCAACAAGTTCCCCCGTGTCGTGCGAGATCTGTCGGCCAAGCTGGGCAAACAGTGCAACGTGGTCATGGAAGGTGGCGAAGTCGAAGTCGACAAGACCATCATCGAAGCGATCGGAGACCCGCTGACCCACATGGTTCGCAACTCGGTCGATCATGGTGTCGAAATGCCTGACAAACGGGCTCAAAACAAGAAAGATCCGACCGGAACAATTACCCTCCGTGCTTATCATCAGGCGGGTAAAGTCCGGATTGATATCTGTGACGATGGTGGTGGTATCGACACCCGTCGTCTGAAAGACAAGGCCGTTGAACGGGGAATCATCACCAAAGATCGCGCTTCCCAAATGTCGGACCGCGACGCAGTCTGGTTGATCTTTCATCCTGGCTTCTCGACTGCTGAAAAGATCAGTGACGTCAGTGGTCGTGGTGTGGGAATGGACGTGGTCCGAACCAACATCGAAAAGATTGGTGGCTCGGTCGACATCGAGTCGGTGCTTGGCAAGGGAACAACAGTTCAGATCACGTTGCCACTAACCCTGGCAATTATCCCTTCGATGCTGATCCGATCTTGTGGTCGTCGCTTTGCGATTCCACAGGTCAACATCGTCGAACTGGTTCGTGTTCGCAGCAGCGAGTCTGCCCAGCGAATCAGCAAGGTGAAGGGAGCTCACGTTCTTCGTCTGCGAGGAACGCTGCTGCCACTGGTCGAACTCGATCGGGCTTTGAACTTCGCCGATTCCGAGGAAGGATTGGATCGCAAAGATCGTCCACGACAGATCGTTGTCGTCGAAAGTGGTCAGTTCCGGTACGGACTGGTCGTCGATGAAATTGACGACTCGGAAGAAATCGTCGTCAAGCCGCTGGGACGTCATTTGAAGTCGTGTGTCTGCCTGGCAGGAGCAACGATTCTAGGCGATGGTCACGTGGCACCGATTCTCGATGTCTCTGGCATCGCGGCAAAGACGGATCTGCGAACCCACGAACAAGAAGATATGGAAGATGTCCACCTTGCCGAGGTTGCCGGTGCTGCCGAACGTCAATCGCTGCTGTTGTTCACCAACGCACCGCAAGAGATGTTCGCGGTCCCGATGAGCCTGATCTCGCGAATCGAACGAATTCGTATCGATCAGATTGATACCGTTGGTGGTCAGGAACTGCTGCAGTACCGTGGCACTTCGTTGCCGCTGCTGTCGATCGATCGCTATATCAAGGCCCAGGCACGACCTGATCTGGCCAACGTTCACGTGGTGGTGTTCCAGATCCACGGCCGCGAAGTTGGTTTGATTGCCGCAGATTTGAACGATATCCGCGAAGTTACTGCCGAGATCGATGGAACCACTTTCCGGGAACCAGGCGTGGCTGGATCGATCGTGCTCGACGATAAGACGATCCGCATGATCGACCTTTACGAATTGACCTTTACGGCACATCCGAAATGGTTCGAGGACAAACCAACGGCTCCGGTCGATGAAGAGCGGGTCTACAACATTCTGCTGGTGGAAGACTCGTCGTTCTTCCGCAAGCAAGCTCGTGAGTATCTCATAAGCGAAGGCTTCACCGTCGTGGAATGCGAAGATGGCCAGTACGGCTGGGAAACGCTGAATCACGATGGGCACGGAATTGACCTCGTGATCACCGATATCGAAATGCCGCGAATGAACGGCTTCGAGTTGACGACCCGGATTAAGACCGACCCAGAACTGTCGAAGTTGCCAGTCATCGCGTTGACCTCGCTGGCCAGCGACGAGGATCAGCATCGTGGTGCTGAAGCTGGCGTTGACGATTACCAAATCAAAATGGATCGCGAGAAAGTCTTGTCGGCTGTTTGGCGCTTGTTGGCTCCAAAACAGAACGTTCGCAAGAGTGTCTCCGCAAAGAATGCTAAGCCGGAAGGAATTTTGTCATGA
- a CDS encoding aldo/keto reductase yields the protein MIYRTLGKTGLSVTQLGYGTMGLRGPNTWGVRVVEDDAAERFLNLVLDSGINFLDTAPDYGVAEERIGRAISSRRSEYYLATKCGCAYIQHEDHIEIQHEWRPDVVQRNLETSLKRMQTDYVDLLQFHGGDAESLQQAGLIDQLLRFRDEGLVRHIGISTKLDDLPDLLALNVFETFQVAYSCLNPVHHDMITEAAEAGAGIIIRGGIAHGGPDAEIQRPALNDVWTEAKLEELLTDGMTRAELILRYTLSHPHCDTAIVGTCNEVHLQENVAAAAKGALPDDLIQEIRQRVAAL from the coding sequence ATGATCTATCGAACTCTCGGCAAGACAGGTCTTTCGGTAACGCAACTCGGCTACGGCACCATGGGTTTGCGGGGGCCGAATACCTGGGGCGTGCGTGTCGTGGAAGATGACGCGGCGGAACGCTTCTTGAACCTGGTGCTCGACTCGGGAATCAACTTCCTCGATACGGCCCCAGACTATGGCGTGGCGGAAGAACGAATCGGTCGCGCTATCAGTTCGCGGCGAAGCGAATACTACCTCGCGACCAAGTGCGGGTGTGCTTACATCCAACACGAAGATCACATCGAGATCCAACATGAATGGCGCCCCGATGTCGTTCAGCGGAACCTGGAAACGAGCCTGAAACGCATGCAGACCGACTATGTCGACTTACTGCAATTTCATGGTGGCGATGCCGAGTCTCTCCAGCAGGCCGGGCTCATCGATCAACTTCTCCGCTTTCGCGACGAGGGCCTCGTCCGACACATTGGCATTTCCACCAAACTAGACGATCTTCCCGACTTGCTGGCGCTGAACGTCTTCGAGACCTTTCAGGTAGCCTACTCGTGCCTGAACCCGGTTCACCACGATATGATCACGGAAGCCGCAGAAGCTGGTGCCGGGATCATCATACGTGGTGGCATCGCCCATGGTGGTCCTGATGCCGAGATTCAACGACCTGCCCTGAACGATGTCTGGACGGAAGCGAAGCTGGAAGAGCTTCTTACCGATGGCATGACGCGGGCCGAATTGATTTTGCGGTACACACTCTCGCATCCGCACTGTGACACCGCGATTGTCGGCACTTGTAACGAGGTGCATCTGCAAGAGAATGTCGCCGCCGCTGCGAAGGGAGCGTTGCCGGATGATCTGATTCAAGAGATTCGGCAGCGTGTGGCTGCTCTATGA
- a CDS encoding chemotaxis response regulator protein-glutamate methylesterase produces MRVLIVDDSTLFRKVVRDTLAECPGVEVVGVASDGQHALEKIEQFQPDLVTLDVEMPILNGIEVLRQLHMRPVKPDVIMLSAMTDHGALATTQALRLGAFDFVLKPNHSKLEDSCNQLRNDLLPKVKVLQERRHKQAFPETNRVEAAPPILSSSEAPKVIDPSKAKVVGIGVSTGGPAALSQLLPKLPANLPVPLLIVQHMPPMFTKSLANDLDRASNISVHEATDGQVVQPGNAYLAPGGKQMKVVVQDGQKKIQITDDPAERSCKPSVDYLFRSIAHVYGGEAMAMVMTGMGDDGTMGARLMKRNGCMVVAQEEKSCVVFGMPRQVIAAGLADKVVPLDQLHEIIQTAGVRGVTRCR; encoded by the coding sequence ATGCGTGTTTTGATTGTGGACGATTCAACCTTGTTTCGGAAAGTAGTCCGAGACACGCTGGCTGAATGTCCTGGTGTGGAAGTCGTCGGTGTCGCATCGGACGGCCAACATGCGCTCGAAAAGATCGAACAGTTTCAGCCAGACCTGGTAACGCTGGATGTCGAGATGCCGATCCTCAACGGGATCGAAGTGCTCCGTCAGCTGCACATGCGTCCGGTGAAGCCTGATGTGATCATGCTGAGCGCCATGACCGATCACGGCGCGCTCGCGACCACCCAGGCCCTTCGCCTGGGCGCTTTCGATTTTGTGCTCAAGCCGAATCACTCGAAGCTGGAAGATAGTTGCAACCAGCTTCGCAACGACCTGCTCCCCAAAGTGAAGGTGCTGCAGGAACGTCGCCACAAACAAGCCTTTCCGGAGACGAACCGGGTTGAAGCGGCTCCTCCAATCCTTTCCAGCTCGGAAGCTCCGAAGGTAATCGATCCTTCCAAAGCGAAGGTCGTGGGAATTGGTGTTTCCACCGGAGGACCGGCGGCACTTTCGCAATTGCTGCCGAAGCTTCCCGCGAATCTGCCAGTTCCGCTGCTGATTGTGCAGCACATGCCTCCGATGTTTACTAAGTCGCTGGCGAACGATCTGGATCGTGCCTCGAATATCTCTGTACATGAAGCGACCGATGGTCAGGTGGTTCAGCCGGGCAACGCTTACCTTGCCCCGGGTGGCAAGCAGATGAAAGTGGTTGTTCAGGACGGCCAAAAGAAGATTCAGATCACCGACGATCCAGCTGAACGAAGCTGCAAGCCGTCGGTCGATTATTTGTTCCGCTCGATCGCTCACGTTTATGGAGGCGAAGCCATGGCCATGGTGATGACCGGCATGGGAGACGACGGAACGATGGGGGCTCGATTGATGAAGCGGAATGGATGCATGGTTGTTGCTCAGGAAGAGAAAAGTTGTGTTGTTTTTGGAATGCCACGTCAGGTGATTGCCGCCGGACTGGCGGATAAGGTTGTCCCGTTGGACCAACTGCACGAGATCATTCAAACTGCCGGTGTGAGAGGAGTCACGCGATGCCGTTAA
- a CDS encoding cupin domain-containing protein, which produces MSSGNLLASIPESLSEELFETLAQADDVKIERIVSASHASPEGFWYDQPQHEFVLLVEGEAVLRLEGEADPRHLKSGDFVNIPARQKHRVESTSTEGKTIWLAIHYGS; this is translated from the coding sequence ATGTCGTCAGGCAATTTGCTCGCTTCAATTCCAGAGAGCCTTTCTGAAGAGTTGTTCGAAACCCTTGCGCAGGCAGACGACGTCAAGATTGAGCGTATCGTCTCAGCCTCGCATGCTTCGCCTGAAGGGTTCTGGTACGATCAGCCGCAGCACGAGTTTGTGCTGCTCGTCGAAGGAGAGGCAGTCCTGCGATTGGAAGGGGAAGCCGATCCCAGGCACCTAAAGTCGGGTGACTTTGTTAATATCCCGGCTCGGCAAAAGCATCGTGTTGAATCGACTTCCACGGAAGGGAAGACCATCTGGCTGGCGATCCACTACGGATCATAG